The Rubrobacter tropicus nucleotide sequence ATCGTACCGACCCCCAACATGTCCGAGGTGTCGGAGGAGCTGCGTGGGATCTTGCGTGAGCTGGGCGAAAAGTATCTGCTGGTGGCTGGCATCAGCGGCCGGAAGACGGAGGACGCCCGAGACCTGATCGGGCTGGACGAGGTCGTGTACTTCGGCAACCACGGGTTCGAGATCCTGCGCGACGGCGAGGTAGAGGTGGTGCCCGAGGCCCTCCCTTTCTACGAGAGGGTCCAGGAGCTCGAAAGCCGCGCGAAGGAGGAGCTCGAACCCCAGGGCGCCTTTATAGAGGAGAAAGGGATAACGGCGAGCATCCACTACCGCAACGCCCCGCCCGAGGTCGGCGAGCGTTCCGTCGAGTTCGTGAAGGCCGAAGGAGATCGGCTCGGGCTCAGGATCACGGTAGGCCGCGGCGTCGTCGAGGCCCGCCCCCCCATCCGGGCCGACAAGGGCACCGCCGTCCGAACCCTCGTCGAAGAGTACAGGCCCAGAAAAGCGATGTTCATAGGAGACGACACGACGGACCTCGACGCCTTCCGGGAGCTCGAGAAGCTGCGGGAAGAGGGTCTGCTGGACGAGATCCTACGCATAGGCGTGGAGAGCGACGAAGGCCCGCCGGAGATCGTCACCGAGGCGGACCTCGTAATAGACGGCGCGGAGAATGTCCCGGATGTGTTCCGGAGGCTCTTGTAGAGGCGTCCGGCAGCGCATCTCTACGCCCGGGATTCCACCTGCGCCGTAGTCTCGTTCCCGAACCTCCCCAACGACCAGGCCAGAGGAAACGCCAGAAACACGCCTTCCACCGCACCCAGTATCCCGCCGGCCACAGCCGGGAAGGCAATGGTGAACAACACTTCCATCAACCCTGCCGGCATCGGCTGCTGATCGTCGAGCAAAATGATCGAGTTGTACAGAAAAACGCCCAATAGCGCCCCGCCAACACATACCGCCAACACCATAAGCCCATAGCGGGCGAAGAAGTCCCCCCGAAGCCCGCAATGCGCGAATAGAAGAAGCGAGCCTGACACCAGGAGCCCTGCAAGAACAGCCGAGAACGTGTGGGCGACGAACAGCAGATTAAGGTCGAACCACCAGACGAAGGGACCGCCCCACGGACTGGAGCCAGACGCGTTGTACGGTAGCGCGTTGGCCAGCCCGACTGTTATCGCCACGGCCAGCCAGGAAAGCTCTCACCGCACCTTATCCGCCCTTCTCCCGGAACGCCTCGATGTCCTTCACCTGCGCCTCCACCCAATCCTCGATGGTGTTGGACAGCACCGTCTCCCGCAGCGCCCCGGCCCGGCGGTGGCGCTCGTCTTCCGGCATGGTCAGTGCCTCGTGGATGGCGTCGGCCTGTTCGTCGAGGTCGTAGGGGTTGACGGTGAGGGCGCTGTCGCCGAGCTCCTCGTGGGCGCCGGCGTACTCGGAGAGGATCAGGACCCCGTCCTTCTCGTTTACGACGGCCGCCTCCTTGGCGACGAGGTTCATGCCGTCGCGCACGGCGTTGACGAGCAGGGCGTCGTAGTTCTTGTAGGCCGCGACGGATCGGGGAAAGTTGTCCTGCATGAACAGCTCGATGGGCCGCCAGGAACCGGTGCCGTGTCTCTCGTTTACCTCCTCGACGGTCCTGCCGACTGCCTCCATGTACGCCGCGTACTCGGGGATGTCCCCCCGGGAAGGCTGGAGTTGGGCCAGGAAAGTGACGTCCTCCTTCATCTCCGGGTGGCGCTCCAGCATCCGGCCGTAGGCCTCGAAACCGCGGACCACGTTCTTGGAGAGGTCGGTCCGGTCCACGCGCAGCAGGAGCTTACCCGGCAGGCCCTTGACGAATTCCTCCTGCTCCAGCACGGCCTCGCTCCCGGCGAGCTCCTCGAACTCGGCCGGGTCTATGGAGATGGGGTAGGCCCGCACCCACACCTCGCGCCCCGCGTACCGCACCGTCCCGTTATCGAGATCCACCTCGGCTCCGAGGACCCTGGCCGCGGTCTCCATGAAGTTGCGGGCGTAGGCTCGGGTGTGGAAGGCCACGACGTCGGCGGAGAGGAGGCTCTCGAGGATCCCCTCCCTCATGTAGTTCGGCAGGATGCCCCACCCGTCCGGCTCGGGCCAGGGGATGTGGACGAAGAGGGAGACGAAGGCGTCTTCGGCCCGGTCGCCCAGTTCCCCGCGCAAGAAGAGCGGCGTCATGTAGAGCTGGTAGTCGTGGAGCAGGATCGTGGCCGAGGGAGCGTCCCCGACAGTGTCGGCGGCGGCACGCGCGAAGTTGCGGTTGACGGCCAGGTAGCCGTTCTCCCACGCCTCCCGCGTATCGTCGCCGAGGCGGGGAGAATACGGCAGGTTGTAGAGGCCGTGCTGGACGAACCAGAGGAGCGGGTTGGCGAGCGTGTTGTACATCAGGTCGTAGGCCGCCCCGTCGTGCTCGACGAGCCTGACGCGCAAATCCTCGACCTCGTACGGCGCGGGCTCTCTGGCGACCTCGGCGTCTTCCTCGCTCTGGGCGGAGGCGATCCAGACCGCCCCCTCGCTGCGCCGCAGCACCGCGTTGAGCGCCGTCACGAGGCCTCCAGCCCCCCGCGAATGCTGCCGCTCTCCGTCCTCGTCGCGGGAGAAAGTAACGGGACCCCGATTCGAAACGACGACCGTAGGCCCCCGATCACCCTGCGTCACTCTGCTCCTCCCTTCTGGCGATTCGCTACGCGAATCGCGCTGTTGGCTTTCAGCCATCAGCTTTTAGCTTTTTGACTAGAAGCCGTCGTCGCTGACTCCCGCATAGCGCGTGTCAGGGATCCTCCGACGAGCACGGAGTATTCCTACGCGAAACCATCATACAATCACGAGAAGGAAAAGCTGACGGCTGAAAGCTGATGGCTGAAAGCTGATGGCTGAAAGCTGATGGCTGACAGCGCGGTCCGCCCACGGCGGACCGCTACGCGCCGATGAGTTTGGCGTACAGGGCCAGGTTGTCGCGGAGCTGGCGCGGCATCAGGAAGTTCTCCCTTACGTGCTCCTTGCCCCGCCGGCCTATGCTGCGGGCGAACTCGTCGTCCTTGAGGAGCTTGATGCACGCCTCGGCGGCCTCGGGGATGGTGTCGACCAGGATGCCGCCGCCGGCGGCGACCTGCATCGGGATACCGCCGACCCTGCTCGCCACCATGGGCCTCGCCTTCCAGAGCGCCTCGGCGACCACGAGGCCGAAGCCCTCGCGGATGGACTTCTGGATCACGACGTCCGCTATTGACTGGAAGGCGTTCACCTCTATCGCGCCGACGTTGGTGAGGTTGGAGAACAGGAAGATGTCCTTGTCACCGTCGGCGTAGTTGACGGTCCTGTTCCAGTAGTCCCATCCCTCCGGGTCGTCGTGGGCCATCGAGCCTATGAGGACGAGCTGTATCTCGGGCACCTCTTCCTTGACGGCCCTGTAGACGTCTATGACCCCGAGAGGGTCCTTCCACGGGTCGAACCGGGAGACCTGCGTGAGGAAAGGCCGCTCCGGATCGACCCCGAACTGGCTCACTATGTAGCGGGAGTCGTCGGCCGAGAGGGCCATATTCTTGGGGCTGAGCGGGTCGATGGCGGGCGGGATGAGGGTGAGGCCCGGGAGGCTCACGTCGGGCGGGGTGTACTCGGCCATCGTGTAGATCTGGGCGTCGTAGTCGGTTATGTGCGGCAGCAGGTAGTCGAGGACCTGCCGGTTCGGGGTCGAAGTGTCTATGTGGCAGCGCCAGATCCACTTGGTCTCGGGCGCGTAGCCGTCGGCGAAGTGCTTGAGCAGGGCCGGCTGCGGGTCGTGGACGAGCACGACGTCCCACTCCTCGCCGCTCTCCACGAGCGCCGCCGCCGACTGGCGGTTGTACTCCTCGTAGATGGCCTTCCCCTCGACGGTGAAGTCGTAGTCGGCGCCCTGCAGCGCGTTGTGGAAGCCCTTGGTGACGTTGAAGAACGCCTCGGCCCCGAACATGATGTCCCACTCGGTCTCGATGCCCACGTCGCGCATCAGCGGGACGAGGGTGTACAGGATCTCCGCCACCCCGCCGCCGAAACTCGTGGCGCTGACGTGCAGCACGCGCGCTCCATCCAGCCGCTTACCGAGCTCCACGACCTCGTCGTAGAGCTCCCTGCGGATGATGCTGCGGTAATCTGCGAGCGATTTGTTGCCGGGGTTTACGCGTTGCAGCACGGCTAGTCCTCTGTTCCCTGGTAGCGTCTCTGTGTATACGGGTCTTGCAGTCTGGCGGATAACTGTATACGAAAGAACGCCGAGAATTCAACCGGTCAGGGCCGTGGGACCGGCAAAGGGCTCCCGCGCACCTTTACGGGGCTACCGGCTATCGGGCTCGCTGGCGCGGCGGACCATCCTCATCCTGGTGCCGTCGCCCTTGGAATCGAGGACCAACTCGTCCACGAGGTTGCGGATCACGGTGAGGCCGAATCCGCCCTGGTCGTCCGGTTCGCCCGTAAGCTCGGCGACGTTGAACCCGCCGCCGGCGTCGGTCACCGTGACCTCCACGGCCCGCGAGAGCACGCGGTACTCCACCTCGTAACTCTCCACGGCGGCGTGCCGGATCACGTTCGTCACCGCCTCCGTCACGGCGAGCTTCAGGTCGTAGATATCCTCAGGTTCGAACCCCGCCAGCCTGCCAACCTGCCCGGCCACGAGCCGGGCGAGCATCACGTACTCCGCGCTGCTCGGCAGCACCAGCGAGACCGGGTCCATACCCCCGAGTTCTTCTTTTCTGGTTTCGGCGATCTCGCGCTCCATCGGACCTCACGGTCTTCCAGACCCCCCGCACACGCGCACGGAACGGTTCGCCGGAAGCGTCTCTCTGCAACTCCGATACGAGTCTTACCCAGATGTATACGACGCTAACCTGTAACGTACCGGTGGTCCCGTTCCTGGTTCTTTAAGGGAGCCGTTCTTCCGGCACGGACTCCCCCGGGCCATCGTCGGACGAACCGCCCGGGGCGGCCTCGCCCACGGCCTCCTCGTAGAACCGCTCGGCTTCCCGCTCATCCTCCGCGCGCCTCTTGCGCCGGGCCTGGAGGGCCTCGTGGTCCTCCGAGCCGTTCGAGGACTGCATGAACGGCCTGATCAGATCGACGGGAACGGGCAGGACGATGGTGGAGTTCTGCTCGCTGGCGATCTCGCCCATCGTCTGGAAGAGCCTCAGCTGGAGGGCGGCCGGGGTGTCTAGCCGGTCGGCGGCCTGCGCCAGGCGGGCGGAGGCCTGGTACTCGCCCTCGGCGGCGATGATCTTGGCGCGGCGCTCCCGCTCGCTCTCGGCCTGCCTCGCCATCGCCCGCTGCATCTGCTGCGGGATCTCGACGTCCTTGACCTCGACGACGCTGACCTTGACGCCCCAGGGGTCCGTCTGCTCGTCGATGATGGTCTGCAACTCGTTGTTTATCTCGTCCCGGTTGGTCAGGAGGTCGTCCAGGTCCTTCTGCCCCAGCACGCTGCGCAAAGTGGTCTGGCTGATCTGGCTGGTGGCGAGCACGTGGTTCTCGACCTCGACGACGCTCTTGTTGGGGTCGGTCACCCGGAAGTAGACGACGGCGTTGACGCGGGCCGGGACGTTATCGCGGGTGATGACGTCCTGGGGCGGCACGTCCATCGTGACGATCCTCAAGTCTATCTTGACCATGTTGTCTATGAACGGCAGCAAGATAAAGAGCCCCGGCCCCTTCGGCCCGCCCTGCACGCGCCCGAGGCGGAAGATCACGCCCCGCTCGTACTCCTTGACCACCTTGATCGCGCTGATAAGCACCGAGGCAACGAAGATGACCACGATGGCCACCGCTATGAACCCGATGCCCACCGGCACAGCCTGCAATAGCGCGAAACCCATCAGAAACCGCTCCTCTCCGAAGCCCACGAATCGAGAGTCATGTTACCACCGGAATAGCTGTCGGCTGTCAGCATTCAGCTATCAGCCAAGAACCTCCAGGCCATCGTCCCCGCGACGCCGCTTCTCCTTCCAGCCGCCCGACCTCCTCGCACACGAAGAGGGGCCCCGGTTTCCCGGGACCCCTCCGCGATGCGAATGTTTTTAGCTGAAAGCTACCCTACAGCAGCCTGC carries:
- the otsB gene encoding trehalose-phosphatase, with the translated sequence MDNDAAYKRLEAWREDAGSVAVLTDIDGVLAPIVPTPNMSEVSEELRGILRELGEKYLLVAGISGRKTEDARDLIGLDEVVYFGNHGFEILRDGEVEVVPEALPFYERVQELESRAKEELEPQGAFIEEKGITASIHYRNAPPEVGERSVEFVKAEGDRLGLRITVGRGVVEARPPIRADKGTAVRTLVEEYRPRKAMFIGDDTTDLDAFRELEKLREEGLLDEILRIGVESDEGPPEIVTEADLVIDGAENVPDVFRRLL
- a CDS encoding alpha,alpha-trehalose-phosphate synthase (UDP-forming) → MAESQQRDSRSESPEGRSRVTQGDRGPTVVVSNRGPVTFSRDEDGERQHSRGAGGLVTALNAVLRRSEGAVWIASAQSEEDAEVAREPAPYEVEDLRVRLVEHDGAAYDLMYNTLANPLLWFVQHGLYNLPYSPRLGDDTREAWENGYLAVNRNFARAAADTVGDAPSATILLHDYQLYMTPLFLRGELGDRAEDAFVSLFVHIPWPEPDGWGILPNYMREGILESLLSADVVAFHTRAYARNFMETAARVLGAEVDLDNGTVRYAGREVWVRAYPISIDPAEFEELAGSEAVLEQEEFVKGLPGKLLLRVDRTDLSKNVVRGFEAYGRMLERHPEMKEDVTFLAQLQPSRGDIPEYAAYMEAVGRTVEEVNERHGTGSWRPIELFMQDNFPRSVAAYKNYDALLVNAVRDGMNLVAKEAAVVNEKDGVLILSEYAGAHEELGDSALTVNPYDLDEQADAIHEALTMPEDERHRRAGALRETVLSNTIEDWVEAQVKDIEAFREKGG
- a CDS encoding glycosyltransferase; its protein translation is MLQRVNPGNKSLADYRSIIRRELYDEVVELGKRLDGARVLHVSATSFGGGVAEILYTLVPLMRDVGIETEWDIMFGAEAFFNVTKGFHNALQGADYDFTVEGKAIYEEYNRQSAAALVESGEEWDVVLVHDPQPALLKHFADGYAPETKWIWRCHIDTSTPNRQVLDYLLPHITDYDAQIYTMAEYTPPDVSLPGLTLIPPAIDPLSPKNMALSADDSRYIVSQFGVDPERPFLTQVSRFDPWKDPLGVIDVYRAVKEEVPEIQLVLIGSMAHDDPEGWDYWNRTVNYADGDKDIFLFSNLTNVGAIEVNAFQSIADVVIQKSIREGFGLVVAEALWKARPMVASRVGGIPMQVAAGGGILVDTIPEAAEACIKLLKDDEFARSIGRRGKEHVRENFLMPRQLRDNLALYAKLIGA
- a CDS encoding ATP-binding protein, with product MEREIAETRKEELGGMDPVSLVLPSSAEYVMLARLVAGQVGRLAGFEPEDIYDLKLAVTEAVTNVIRHAAVESYEVEYRVLSRAVEVTVTDAGGGFNVAELTGEPDDQGGFGLTVIRNLVDELVLDSKGDGTRMRMVRRASEPDSR
- a CDS encoding slipin family protein, whose amino-acid sequence is MGFALLQAVPVGIGFIAVAIVVIFVASVLISAIKVVKEYERGVIFRLGRVQGGPKGPGLFILLPFIDNMVKIDLRIVTMDVPPQDVITRDNVPARVNAVVYFRVTDPNKSVVEVENHVLATSQISQTTLRSVLGQKDLDDLLTNRDEINNELQTIIDEQTDPWGVKVSVVEVKDVEIPQQMQRAMARQAESERERRAKIIAAEGEYQASARLAQAADRLDTPAALQLRLFQTMGEIASEQNSTIVLPVPVDLIRPFMQSSNGSEDHEALQARRKRRAEDEREAERFYEEAVGEAAPGGSSDDGPGESVPEERLP